In Zingiber officinale cultivar Zhangliang chromosome 6A, Zo_v1.1, whole genome shotgun sequence, a single genomic region encodes these proteins:
- the LOC121998253 gene encoding probable pectate lyase 12 isoform X2, with amino-acid sequence MLRRHLYCLSTHILLLFCSFPFFSAALPFPNSSVRTHAHPDPDFVAREVQRQVAYSNRRALLAAGDKDQCLTGNPIDDCWRCSGSDWREDRQRLAECGIGFGRDALGGKGGPIYVVTDPSDRDPVNPAPGTLRYGAIQDGPLWITFARDMTIRLNEELLVNSFKTIDGRGAVVHIAGGACITLQYVSNVIIHNLHIHHCVSAGEANVRASPTHFGWRTRSDGDGISIYSGRKIWVDHCALSYCADGLIDAIMGSTAITISNSYFSHHDDVMLLGHSDDYLPDSGMQVTIAFNRFGEELVQRMPRCRRGYFHVVNNDFTSWEMYAIGGSANPTVNSQGNRYIAPANSNAKEVTKRVDTEEKDWSKWNWRTEGDVMANGAFFVASGAGAGVEAKYAMAESVDPKSAALIDQLTMNAGVLGGARSKK; translated from the exons ATGCTCCGCCGCCACCTCTACTGCCTTTCTACCCacattctcctcctcttctgctCGTTCCCCTTCTTCTCCGCCGCGCTGCCCTTTCCCAACTCCTCTGTCCGCACTCACGCCCACCCCGATCCCGATTTCGTCGCCCGTGAAGTCCAAAG gcaGGTGGCGTACTCCAACCGCCGCGCGCTCCTGGCAGCCGGCGACAAGGACCAGTGCCTCACGGGGAACCCGATCGACGACTGCTGGCGGTGCTCCGGCAGTGACTGGCGGGAGGACCGGCAGAGGCTGGCTGAGTGTGGCATCGGGTTCGGCCGTGACGCACTTGGCGGCAAGGGCGGGCCGATCTATGTTGTGACGGACCCGTCGGACCGTGACCCGGTGAACCCTGCTCCAGGCACTCTCCGCTACGGCGCCATCCAGGATGGCCCCCTCTGGATAACCTTCGCCCGCGATATGACTATCCGTCTCAATGAGGAGCTTCTGGTGAACAGCTTCAAGACTATCGACGGACGCGGTGCTGTAGTCCACATTGCCGGCGGCGCCTGTATCACCCTCCAGTATGTATCCAACGTCATTATCCACAACCTGCACATCCACCACTGTGTCTCAGCGGGCGAGGCCAACGTGCGCGCCTCGCCAACGCATTTCGGCTGGCGGACGCGCTCCGACGGCGACGGCATCTCCATCTACAGCGGCCGCAAGATCTGGGTGGACCACTGCGCGCTGTCCTATTGCGCCGATGGCCTGATCGATGCCATCATGGGCTCCACGGCGATCACGATCTCCAACAGCTACTTCTCTCACCATGACGATGTTATGCTGCTCGGTCACAGCGACGACTACCTACCGGACTCGGGGATGCAGGTGACCATCGCGTTCAACCGCTTCGGGGAGGAGCTCGTGCAGCGGATGCCGCGCTGCCGCCGAGGCTACTTCCACGTGGTCAACAACGACTTCACCTCGTGGGAGATGTACGCCATCGGCGGCAGCGCCAACCCAACCGTTAACAGCCAGGGAAACCGCTACATCGCTCCGGCCAACTCGAACGCCAAAGAG GTGACGAAGCGGGTGGACACGGAGGAGAAGGATTGGAGCAAGTGGAATTGGAGGACGGAGGGGGACGTGATGGCGAACGGAGCGTTCTTCGTGGCGTCGGGGGCCGGAGCGGGGGTGGAGGCTAAGTACGCCATGGCAGAGAGCGTGGACCCTAAGTCTGCCGCGCTCATCGACCAGCTCACTATGAACGCCGGCGTCCTTGGCGGGGCCAG